From the Pongo pygmaeus isolate AG05252 chromosome X, NHGRI_mPonPyg2-v2.0_pri, whole genome shotgun sequence genome, one window contains:
- the LOC129025344 gene encoding putative deoxyribonuclease TATDN2: protein MASLEEGIYSLKINSKRSSYNFTNPQFTAGSEGQNETEEPNKFQNRKGGPQDSGSSLSLRVLQEILGDDIPKGKEGAVISSQSNLGECPYCGERPARNATIFAPQKEKESAPEMSSSCDKRVTVNPPKKFSEGRPKKRNRVICEKCFLPLNFLDDYNPHVIIQKQLSNQSGVICEKSSPPLNLPDNYNSHSVIQKRKEKMAIECPSSGSEWSDLGGTTVKFSEEKPFSLCLPVVSEPPYYATDYTTFPPHYSPWHDYTSSWFSSTKSSCYPSLGSSSNTLQAGKSSCSSSSRSNNNIFQGERSSHQSFLSDYSTNFPVSSENTSRDLKMTEEGTSKNSSLFYYSRNVEAEAKEERVYQEEILRCPFGGRASSFPPRTFWQPKQQGFIDTHCHLDLLYSRLPFKGTFTKFRKIYSNTFPKEFQGCISCFCNPQNLSDDLWEDQLKDDLVWGAFGCRPHFAHYYNNYQERSILKALRHPKAVAFGEMGLDYSNKCTTHVPEQQKVFKRQLRLAVSLKKPMMIHCREADEDLLRILKKYVPSDHKLHRHCFTGSYSVIEPLLNHFPNLYVGFTAILTYSSAGQARETVKKIPLERIIVETDAPFFLPRWVSKSHCQHAHPGLALHTVREIARIKGVSLSHTLTVLRENTRRLYHL from the coding sequence ATGGCTTCTCTGGAGGAGGGCATCTACAGCCTTAAAATTAATTCCAAACGTAGCTCCTATAATTTCACGAACCCTCAATTTACAGCTGGAAGTGAGGGTCAAAATGAAACTGAGGAACCAAACAAGTTCCAGAACAGGAAGGGTGGACCTCAAGATAGTGGCTCTTCATTGTCTCTGAGGGTTCTCCAGGAGATCCTGGGAGATGACattccaaaaggaaaagaaggggcTGTCATTAGTTCACAATCAAACCTCGGAGAGTGTCCCTACTGTGGAGAAAGACCAGCCAGGAATGCCACTATCTTTGCtcctcaaaaagagaaagagtcaGCCCCAGAGATGAGCAGCTCCTGTGACAAGAGGGTGACTGTTAATCCTCCTAAGAAATTCAGTGAGGGGCGACCTAAAAAACGGAATAGAGTCATTTGTGAAAAATGCTTTCTGCCTTTAAATTTTCTGGATGACTATAACCCCCATGTAATAATCCAAAAGCAACTTAGCAACCAAAGTGGAGTCATTTGTGAAAAAAGCTCTCCACCTTTAAATCTTCCGGATAACTATAACTCCCATTCAGTAATTCAAAAGCGCAAAGAAAAGATGGCAATTGAGTGCCCCTCTTCAGGGAGTGAGTGGTCTGATCTAGGTGGAACCACAGTCAAATTCTCTGAAGAGAAGCcattctcactgtgtcttcctGTAGTGTCAGAGCCTCCATACTACGCCACTGACTATACCACTTTTCCACCTCATTATAGTCCTTGGCATGACTACACCAGCTCTTGGTTCAGCAGTACCAAGTCTTCTTGCTATCCCTCCTTGGGCAGCAGCAGTAACACATTGCAGGCTGGGAAAAGCAgctgtagcagcagcagcagaagcaacaACAACATCTTCCAGGGTGAGAGGAGCAGCCACCAGAGCTTCCTGAGTGATTATTCCACCAATTTTCCAGTGAGCTCTGAAAACACATCCAGAGATCTGAAGATGACAGAGGAAGGCACATCCAAGAATTCTTCCTTATTTTACTACTCCAGAAATGTGGAAGCAGAGGCGAAGGAGGAGAGAGTATATCAAGAGGAGATATTACGATGTCCTTTTGGAGGACGTGCATCTAGCTTTCCGCCAAGGACCTTCTGGCAGCCAAAGCAACAGGGTTTCATTGATACCCACTGTCACTTGGACTTGCTATATTCCAGGCTGCCTTTCAAAGGCACCTTTACcaaattcagaaaaatttatAGCAACACCTTCCCCAAGGAATTTCAGGGCTGCATTTCTTGCTTCTGCAATCCTCAAAACCTAAGTGATGACctgtgggaggatcagttgaaagATGATCTGGTTTGGGGGGCCTTTGGCTGTCGCCCTCATTTTGCCCATTATTATAACAACTATCAAGaaagaagtattttaaaagcCTTACGACACCCCAAGGCTGTGGCGTTTGGAGAAATGGGCTTGGATTACTCCAATAAGTGCACCACGCATGTCCCAGAGCAGCAGAAAGTATTTAAGAGACAGCTGCGGCTGGCCGTCTCTCTAAAGAAGCCCATGATGATCCACTGTCGAGAAGCCGATGAAGACCTACTGCGCATCTTGAAAAAATATGTGCCCTCTGACCACAAGCTACACCGGCATTGCTTCACTGGCAGTTACTCAGTCATCGAGCCCCTGTTGAACCACTTTCCCAACCTGTATGTGGGCTTCACGGCAATTCTGACTTACTCTTCTGCTGGGCAAGCCCGAGAAACTGTGAAAAAGATCCCGCTAGAGAGAATTATTGTAGAAACCGACGCTCCCTTTTTCCTCCCTCGCTGGGTCTCCAAAAGCCATTGCCAGCATGCCcacccaggcctggccctgcaTACTGTGCGAGAGATTGCCAGAATCAAAGGTGTGTCGCTCTCCCACACCTTGACCGTCTTGCGGGAGAACACCCGTCGCCTCTACCATCTTTAA